The region GACGACGTTATTCTGGATTCCGGATTAAAATTGAAAAATATTCATTTTTCAATTTTTTCCGGAATGACGTCCTACGACGTTTAGTTCCTAAAAAATTTTATGCCTTTGTGTAAAAGGTGGGACACACACCCAATGTTTTAGGTTTATTCATAATATTAAGTGCTATTTATCCTTTGCCATGTAGATAGGCATAGTCAATTGAATTTCCCAATATGACCCAAAATAGGCTCTTGTATTTCGAGCTTTAATTAGATGCCAATAAGTAAAATCAATTAAAAATGGAAAAGGAAGTATTTTTTTTCGATAATCATTTATTCCGCTATAGGATATAACGATTTTATCCCAAGCATAATCATGATCATATTCTTCTTGAACTCCGCCGGTAGTCGCTTTACCTTCATTTCTATACCAATAACCGTAACCTAACGTAACCCTATCGTTCCACCAATAACTTTTTAATTCAAACTCATGGGTAATCTGCCATCCGGGTTTGTATGATACAGTTTTGCCACCAATATTAGGCACAAAAGTGTGTTTTGAGCCTTGAAGGGGCTCATTAAATTCTAATTCATAATTAAACCCTAAAAACGAAAATGGTTTGAAATCAATATTATGGTTAAAGAGTATATCGTCTTGTTCTTGAGTTCCAACATTAAGTTTTTCAGTATTTTTACCAAAACTGGTCGCGGTTATTTGAGAACGATATCCAATACCCGCAGATATTTTCCATTTTTCGTGATTTAAATATTGATATAATAACCAAACGTCAAGGTCACCCCATCCATCGCCATTTAATTTTTCAGTTCTAACATCCATGGATTCCAAAGCGCCTTGAATCATCGATGTCATTTGTTCGTTAGGGGCGCTAATATTGACTTTTTGATTTACAACACTATGGAAATAAGGCAACTTGGCATTAAAGGTCAATCTCGGAGTTATTCCCCAAATATATCCTAATGTATAAAACCAATAATCAGCTTCATAACTTCCGTCTATGACCTCTGCCCCAAAAAGGCTATTAGCCATATTAATCATGTCATATCCAATTTGATGCTTATTTCTGTCATTATCCCATGCATGGGAATAAGGAAATGGTGAGTATAGAAAAGTTAATAAGTGTGCGCCTTCTGGGGCGACTTCCGCTGTTCCAGCAAAAATAGTCCCACAAAACAACATAACTCCAAAAATTGCTGTTATTATTTTTTTCATTTAATCCCCCTCTTAATTTTATATTTTTCTATAGTTGTCTATCAGGTAAATCATTTAAATTTAATAATGACATACCATTTCTATTTTTAGACGTATAATTTTGTATTAGCCTTTAAGTTTAGCCTTAATCATCTGAACAATATGTCAATTTTTAATCCATTTTAATAAATATTTATTCCTAATTCTCTTAGCTTAGTTTCAAGATGATCCGCTCTTCTTTTCTCTTTTTCTTTTTCTGCTTTTTCTTTATCCGCTCTTTCTTTTTCCCATTGATATTCTTTATACACAAAATGTTTATACACTTCATCATTTGCCATTTCTACTAATGACGGCTGGCTATATAAATCCTTTATCCTAAATTGAAACCCATGCAATACTGACGACTTTATTATTCCTCCTGCATCTGGCTTTATTTTGTTATATCTACCTCTTTTTGATAAACAATAAAATTCTGTTTCTCCGTTTTCTTTATCTATTATATAATACTCTTGGACTCCTGCATTACTGTATTCATATTTTTTTTCTATTGTATCCCGTTCTGCTTCTTTCTTCGTAGAATCTGACAAACATTCTATACATATATCAAATATCCCTCCATAACTTCTATCATATTTTTCAATTGACACAGTATTTGTATTAAGAATAATTCCTATATCCGGCTTTCTTATTGCCACTTTTCCTTTAATTGACATCCTAAATCCAAATTCTAACATTACCATTTCAGCGATCGGATTAAAAGCAAGATAACGTTCCAATAAATTTAACAGCCATCTGTAATTTCTTATGTTTTCAAGATCACTCACTGGCTTTTCCTCCAATATTCCGTTGTTCCATTCATAATTTATATCTGA is a window of Desulfobacterales bacterium DNA encoding:
- a CDS encoding Uma2 family endonuclease translates to MEQVIIDKEQPKNLSFYGDIGDIEESEDKEDTVKSEAGKYVTEEEYWEKYYECSDINYEWNNGILEEKPVSDLENIRNYRWLLNLLERYLAFNPIAEMVMLEFGFRMSIKGKVAIRKPDIGIILNTNTVSIEKYDRSYGGIFDICIECLSDSTKKEAERDTIEKKYEYSNAGVQEYYIIDKENGETEFYCLSKRGRYNKIKPDAGGIIKSSVLHGFQFRIKDLYSQPSLVEMANDEVYKHFVYKEYQWEKERADKEKAEKEKEKRRADHLETKLRELGINIY